DNA sequence from the Delphinus delphis chromosome 7, mDelDel1.2, whole genome shotgun sequence genome:
GGTCCTCCAGATTGTAGCAAGGTACAGGTTGCAGATCgtatcttgactgcaacctcttGAAAAACCCTGAGTGGGAAGTACCTACTGATCAACAGAAACTATGAGAAACCGTTAAGTCTTGACCAACAGAAAACATggcttttgttgttttaagctgccagTTTTGGGGGGTGCTTTGTTATACAGTACTGGATTATTAAAACCTCAGGAAACATTAAAGAGGCAAGAATAGTAAGGGAGTGGATGTGCAGGGAAGCAGTAGGGGTAAGTTTAGAGAAGTAATAAGGGCCTAGATCATGTGGGGCTTTGTAGGTTATAGAAAGGACTTTGACTTTTATGTTTGATGGGGAGTCATTGGAGGCTTGAGTGAAGAGGTAACCTGATCGGACTCAGGTTTTAATAGGAACTCTCAGGCTGCTGTGTTGAGGCACAGACTGCATAGGTGCAAAAGCAGAGAAACCAGGTGAGAAGCTATTGAAATAATTAGGTAAGAGGTTGTGATGGCATGGACCCAGAGTAATAGCAGTGAGTATGGTGAGAAGTGGTAGAATTTCTGGATGTGTTTTGAAGCTAAAACTAATAAGATTTGCTGAAAATAAGTTAAAAGTCTGGACAGGATATAAAAAACCATCCTCTTAAAAGCATTAAAGAGCTAACATGTTAGTGAAGAATTAGCTAGCCTAGATCAGGGAAAAGCATAGAGCTCAGGATAAGCTGGAGATACTTCTGCCCTAGAGGTAATCGCAGACTCCAGAGCAGGCAGTTGAAAGAGAGAACTTGTGAACTGGACTAATAAGGATCAGTTAGGTGATGCCACTTGGGGAGTCTGGGTGGTGGAtatatagctgtcatttatattttattctgtttttctgaatatttgaAGTGTTGCATTATTCTTtaaacttttgaaaagaaaatcttttaaaatgggtGGTATATTTAAATCCAGATATATCAATAACTACTGTACACGAAATGCCCCAGTTAAAAGGCAAAGATTATTCTACtggaattataaaaacaaataacaaacaaaaacaactacatGCCTTTTACAAGGTCCACTGTAAAACATGAGATACAGAACGGCTGAAAGGGAAGGATGGGAAAACATGCCTGAAAAAAGTTGAGATTTCTGTTATTGATATTAGAAAAAGTATAATTCAAAGCAAAAAACAATACTAGAGACAGAGGACTATTTCTTAAGACAAAGGGTTCAACTCAGGAAGTTTAACAGTTctaattttacttaataatatggCCTTATATACAAAGCAGCAGTTGACAGAATagcaaggaaaaatagacaaatccaaaATCATACAGTGAGATTTTAATGTAACACTGAGCAGTTGATGGGGAAAGCAGAGTAAAATCTTAAGGtgatagaaaatttgaacagcaGATTTAACACACTTAAGTCACTGAACTCAGCAACTTAAGATctacattctttttaagtgcatGGAATATTGATGCACATGGACTGTTTGCAGGACCATAAAGCCagtctttaatttttcaaaggatTTGATGAAGTCTTTTCACAGATCATTATATTAGAAATAGTAACAAAAAGATATCGTGAAAAACACGTGTGGAAACTTAGAAATATGCTTTATGTAACCCATAGTTCAAAGAAGTcagaatggaaattaaaaaatatttttaaaatatgtttaatttagaaaatacttcAATATGTTGATACAAAGTACAGAATATCATAATTTGTGGAATATAACTGAAGTAATTAGAGTAAAGTTTATGgtttcaaataaatataattgaaaatgaGAAAGGTGAGGCATCTagttcaagaaaatagaaaaagaatggcAGAATAAACCCCAAAatgtagaaggaaataaagagaaaagctgaaattatttaaatagaaaacagGGCATTAAAGCAAACATTTGGGTCTGTGATCAGGATAATGAACTTGGTAAACCTTGAAACTGATCAAGAAAAGGAGAAGGTAGAATAGCTAGGTGATGTAATTAGGGTTTTCTAGGTATTAACAGGATGTTACGAAAAATTTATTCCAGTTGATAAAAAAACGTAGACAGAATAtcttgaaaagtaaaatttatcaACACTCATGAGGAAATAGAAAACTGGAATATACTCCTCTAACTTAACACAGTTgaatctataattttaaaacctatgcatatgggacttccctggtggtccagtgataaagaatccgccttccaaagcaggggatgtgggtttgatccctggtcagggaactaagatcccacatgccacagggcaactaagcctgtgcacctcaactactgagcctgcacgcctcaactagggagcctgcgtgccacgactataaaacccacatgccacagctagagagaaaacctgcacgtcacaactagagagcccacgcaccgcaatgaaagatcccacatgccacaactaagaccaaacgcagccaaaaaaaataccTTTGCATATACTAAACCTTGGGCCCAGGTGGTTTCATTGGTAAATTTTTCAGTcattgaaagaagaaataattgtAGTCTTGAGAAATTTCCTAATAATAGAAAAAGCAGTATATATTCCTTTACTCTTCTTAAAAAGCTAGCATAATTCTAATGCCAAAAGCTGATTAGGACaggataagaaaggaaaaatcaagtCTAGTCTCATTCACgaacatatatgtaaaaattacaaataaaatggtATAGCATGAACAAGTTAGATTTATTCTGTTGATGCAAAGTTGGCATAATACTGGAAAACCAATCACTATAATTTACCATgttaaattgaaggagaaaaattatttcagaaaaattcaGCTATTCATGACTATAAAGAAACCACttcaaattaataatttaagtGAATTTCCTTAATATGATATAGGATTTCTAAGACcaaaaaaagccaaaaccaaaaaaaaaaaaaaaaaaaaaatgctaacaaaaGAAAGCCAAAACCAACAATTGCCCAGTAAACGCAAAAATGGGGAAATATTGAAGACTTAACTTTTTGGAACTGGGAACAAGCAAATAACCTCTCATcactttttcaatattttactgGAATTTCTAGCCAATGCAGAAAGTCAAGGGGAGAAAATAGGATTAGAAAGGAACATATAAACTGTTGTTATTTGCTGATTATATGATTGTGGGTATAAGAATTCCAAAGAACATACAGAtgagttataaaattaaaatttagcaaGGTTGTTGGATACAAAGTTAGTATACAAAACTTAGCTGTGTTTCTATATATCagcaacaattagaaaatgaaatgttaaaatgttaccATCAGcatataattttaagaaacaggaattagttataaatctaacaaaagatggtAAAGATTCCcacagaggaaatgaaaacattactGAGACGAATAGTAGAGGGATATGTCattttcatggattgaaagattcAACAATATAACAATAGTTTTGTATTTGTATTCAACAAATACAACAATAGTTGTAATTGTAAAATTGTCATTTCTCTCCATGCTCATATATGGATTAATGCTATTCCATTTGAAACTAGGTTGTTAGGTGGTACATGataattgattttaaattatgtgtGGAAATACAGAAgtctaagaaaaggaaagatactCTTTAAGAAGAAAAGGTGAAAGGACTTGTTCTATTGGATATCAAGACTTAATGAAGTTACACTAATTAAGTCAGGATGGTATTATAACAAGATAGATACATGAGCCAATAGAATAGGTCCATGGGCAGTATATTTATGACAGAGGTGGTATTGATATAGGGAAGGGTACTTTTCAGTAAATATTGCTGTAACAATCcatctggaaaagaaaatagggttcctacttcactctgtataaagATCAACTCCAGGTGGTTTATAAGCTTAAATGTGAAAGCAGAACACTAAAGGATTTAGAGGATAAAGAATTTTGAGACAGATTTCTTGTACAAGTTGTATGAAGCACTAACCATaaaggaagatattttaaaatttgacattgaaattaagaactttttaaaaaaaataaatttatttatttatttttggctgcgttgggtcttcgttgctgtgcgcaggctttctctagttgcggcaagcgggggctgctcttcattgtggtgcacaggcttctcgttgcggtggcttctcttgtggagcacaggctctaggcgagtgggcttcagtcgttgtggcacgtgggctgagtagttggggcgtgcgagctcagtagtcagggtgcatgggcttagttgctccatggcatggggaatcttcctggaccagggctttgaacccgtgtcccctgcactggcaggtggattcttaaccactgcgccaccagggaagccccaagatcttttttcttttcttttttttaaataaatttattttattttattttttggctgtgtttggtttttgttgctgcgtgcaggcttttctctggttgcggtgagcgggggctactcttcgttgcagtgcgcaggcttctcatcgtggtggcttctcttgttgcggagcatgggctctaggcgcgtgggcttcagtagttgtggtgcgtgggcttcagtagttgtggcacacgggctctagagcgcaggctcagtagttgtggcacacgggcttagttgctccacggcatgtgggatcttcccagaccagggctcgaacccgtgtccgctggattggcaggtggattcttaaccactgtgccaccagggaagcccccaagaactTTTTTGATTACAAGagtttaagagaataaaaaaaagcaggtcatggtattaaaaaaaaatgcttttaaccAACAAAAGATTTgtgttcaaaatatataaagaattacctagaatcaataagagaaaacaaatagctTAATAGACAAGAGAAAAACGTTGAACAGCTACTTCACTAAAAGATTTCACTTGGCCAATAAATATGAAAagggaaaatgcaaattgaaagcATAATAAAATTTCCCATTAACAGATTAGCCAACTTTAAAATCTGACAATACTAAATGTTGGGGAGAGTGAGAGACAAAGGATATTTGGCATAACCATTTTGAAAATAGTAGCCAAGAGTGATCATTTTATGAGATCACATGTCCCTCTCCTGCTAAAATTCCCCAGTGGCTTTTCAGCTCAGTTAAAATCCATTGTGAGACTCTCCCTGGCTTCTCTCCCCCTGGCTCGCTTTGCTGGAGCCACCCTGGCTTCCTTGCTGTTCAGACATGCCAGACATTGTCTTGAGTCAAAGTTCTGTACTTGCTCTTCTCCCTGCTTGGGatgtctctcccccttccccatacCCATAGCTGCTGGTAAATCCCTCACTCCATATCAGATTGGTCAGAATTACCTATCAGAGCATCTTTGCCTGGCACCATGTCCTGCCCGTCACCAGCTCTCCATTCCTTTcccttgctttgttttcttcatagcacACTTAAATACTTGACATACgtgttttgtctgttttccctCACTAAAATGTAACTCTTAGGAGGGTggtatctttattttgttccctGATGTATTTCCTGATGCTAgaacagcatctggcacatagtaggaaccTAAGAATACCTTTTGAATATAAGAGTtgggttttaaaaaagaaaagagctagtGAAAAAGACTTGGAAGAAGTGCTTTCATATCATTTTTAGCTGATTTGTGTTTGTTGTCATAGGatgtaaatatctattaaaatttttaatttaaaaaacacctaTATAAACATAAATTAGATGTCTTCCATTGAAATTATAGATTTGTATTGTTTCTAATGGGTTTGAACTCTATTCTAATGTTGCTAATTTACAGGAGAACCCTTGTGAATAGAtgggagaaaatacagaaattacTAGATATGATTGAAAtagtatgttaaaaaataaatgtaaatgaaatgcaGGCATTTCCGTTTTGACTAGATATGTTCCTATCTGAGAGTTTTCTCTTGTTGTCTGTCTCCAAGTGGGAGCTGGCGAGGTGGCCAACTTTGCTGCGTATGCCTTTGCACCAGCCACCCTAGTGACTCCGTTAGGGGCACTCAGTGTCCTAGTGAGGTAAGGACCCTACTCATCACATGTAGAAACAACAGCTAGGGTTTCAGCCTTCAGCCTGTGAAGTTTTCAGTACCATCTAACCACACATGGTCTGCATAATTTATGTTTAAGCAACGTGGAGAACTTTTTATGCTGCATAGTAATTTGCTTTTGAAATGTTACCCTCTGTGTGGAGGCAAGCTATCAAGTTGTGGGAGAAGATGCTTTTATTCTTTGTCTTGCTTGTGTTCAAAGTCAGCACTAGTTCtactttaatttcagttttttaaaactccAAGTTGCACTTGTTACAATATTTAtcatttgatacatgtatacttTGGTAGGTGGTGGTTGGTGATGAATAGATTTCTGTACCTTCTACAGAAAATCATTGATTGGGGCATGGTTGAAGACTGGCCCAGGATCCTTGTTTGGAAGGAGCAGTACAAGACTTGTcctgtttctgttattttaatcATTAGCCCAAACAGCTAAGCCCATATTGAAGTCTGGATTTTGGCTACTATTCCCAAAGTTGGTTGGTTgataggtatttttatttttaaagatagtaCTTTATAAATCAATGTAGTATgcaaattatataattttcaagatactatatattatacataatatataaagatataagatgttatgtattatatataataaataaagatatattaTGGCATGTGTCTTTTAtccttaatttttgtatattatgccattattatatttataggtttatattttttaaagattttgataaaactagttataaattattaaaacttgATAATATAATAGGCAAATTAcatagaattaaatgaaaatgtacaaaGGATGCATCAACCAGTAGGGATAAATTAAAGTTGAGCAAATATTAAGCATTGGTTTGGACATAGATTCTTAAATAGAATATACATTTGTACCATAGCTCTGTTAATTATAAATTTCACATTGATGTACTACAGTAGAAAGATGGTAACTATACTGGTTTAGTGTATGATGAAACAGGTGGTTCCCAGAAACTTTCGTTTTATGattgaatttgcattttctttacttTGGCTGAAAGCCAGAATCTTTATAAGCTCACAGTGTTTTAGTTTGAGTTCATTAGTTTAAATTCTGAGTTGTgttgatatttaaaaatgagaaaagtagctgattattttaatattctccACCTTCTCCCCATTTTAGTGctattctttcttcatactttctAAATGAAAGACTTAACCTTCATGGAAAAATTGGATGTTTGCTAAGTATTCTGGGATCTACAGTTATGGTTATTCATGCTCCAAAAGAAGAGGAGATTGAGACTTTAAATGAAATGTCTCACAAGCTAGGAGATccaggtaaaaaaaaagaaaagctttattgGTCTTactgtattttacttttcaacatagtttttattGAATCAAAATTTTATGTGCATATGAAGAGGCCAGTTGTCCTACAAGGCTTATCAGGGAAATTGCAGTCATTTTCTTCCCCTGGCAGCCCCTCCGCccttgtttcttttgttctttaacTTGGTATCTctaaatcaggggtccccaacccccaggccgcggACTGGTACCAGGccgaggcctgttaggaactgggccgcccGGTAGGAGGTGAGCAGCAAATGAGCAAAGCTTCACCTGCCCCTGCCGCcgcccatcgctcgcattactgcctgaaccatcccccacccccaccaccagtcttccacaaaaccagccTCTGGTGCCAAAAGGGTCGGGGCTGCTGCTCTAAATAACATGCTATATTGCTACTACCTCCTTGCCTTTAGGCATTATTATATCTATTACCAGTTGTATctatttagttttgtttaaatGATTTGTTTTACATTATTGTCACTACATAACTTTTATTCTCAGCTTGGACATACAGTACATTATGATtacttttcccttcctttcttgtgACTTCTGATTTTCCTGAACTAATAATGATCttatttgcttagttttctacAAATTTATCAGTCCATTCTGAAATTTTTCCCCTGTGATCTAATTCTACTCTCAGTAATTTCAGACATATTTGGTGTTCCTGCAGTGTCATCTCTTATGGAACTCTCTCTCTAAGAGCCTTGTTTGGCCTCAATTTAGACTGATGTCTTGAGGCCACTAGCAGAGTCAACATCCTGGGTTCCTTCACCAGCATCCTGGGGGATCCCTTTCACTTTTGCTTTTTCGTGGATCTCTTATCTCCCAAATCCTGGGTTTGCACCCTCATTTTGCTGGAGCCACTCTCGTAGGAGACAAGAGAGGCACACAAGAGAGACTTTTTGAGACCTGCATATATCAAGATGTCTTTAATCTACCATGACCTTATTATCTTCTCACTTCCAGTATTGCTGCTGAGAAAtcaaacacaattgattttttttttttatttttggttacctgaccagggattgaacctgggtccttggcagtgaaagcgtcgagtcctaaccactggaccgcctgggaattcctgattctttatcttttatatgAGACTGATCTTTGGAAACATGTAGGGATGTCCTCTTTGCCCTCATTGTCTGACATTTCCCAGTAATGTGCCTAGATGCGGGTTAATTTTTATCCATTGTGTTAGGTACttgatgtatcttttttaatttaaaaaatcatgcctTACGCTAGAAGCAATTGAAATACTTCTTTGATACTCTTCTTTTTGTGAAATTCTTCTTATTCTTCTTGTTGATTGGACCTCCTGAACTAGACCAtcaattttcttacatattttttccccattttgccTTTTTACTGTCTTTTGGGGAGATTTCCTCAAATCTTCCAACCCTTCTTTTGAGTTTTTAGTTCtgctattgtatttttaattccaaGAGCTTGGCTTTGtactttgattcctttttttttttttttttttggtggcaaaAAACACATAACAAATTCACCCTCCCAACCAGTTTCCAGatgtacagtacagtattgtcaGCCACATGCATGGTATGGTGCATCAGGTCCCTGGAGAGTCCTAggtattttaaagtctttatccgAAAACTTTAATATTTGTGGGCCTCTTTCTatggtctgttttttcttttgttttcagtcaTTTAGTTTTGTCTTTGGACAGTTTCAGTTGAATGCTGGCCATAGTGTATTAAAAAGTGTAAAGGCTCTAAGtgatgttttcttccttcagagagaatttaaatttctttgggTAGGCAGATAAGAGTAAGCAGATGACCTTCAACCTGTAAGCTGGGGctagtttttttccattttgccatTATTCTTGGTCAGAGCCCTTCTGGCTCCCAACTGATAGGCTAGGGCTCTCCAGCTTGGCGAGCTGTGGATTGCCAGTGTCTTGTCTCGGCAGCCCCAAGACAAGGCGGGCCTCTCTGCTTAGTCCTTTGGCCTCCTCACCAGGCTGTCCACTTGGCCCCTCTGACTAGGCGTGTACAGCTCTGTGCCCACAGACACCACACAGAAAATTCGCGTGCGCCTCTTCAGTTCCCTCCTTTCTGCAATCTTGGCCTGTTTTGTCCCAGCTACTTAGCCTAAAattctcactttttcttttttttttacctcctcTGCTGAAACATCCATAAGCCCCAGGTTACCACTCTCTGCTGGCCTTCGTGCCTATCCTCACTCCTGCTCTAGGTTTGGTGTTTGCCCTGAGGGAACAAGCAGAGGTGTTGGTGCAACCTCAGAGTACTTTCTCTCCAGATTTTGACTGCTTTGATTCCTCTCATATTTCATCTTTGTCTGTCTGAGGAAATTAATGGTAGTTTTTATTGATTTGGGGGGGATGGTAATTTGTCTAATTTGAAGTTTCCTTCTAGACAGAATTAGAGGAGTAAAAAGGTtaaatttcctcatcttaaaatgcAGATGACAGCGTCTGTACTGCAGGGTAATTGTCAGTTGAATGAGTTAATTGGTGCAAATTGCTGAGACAAGTGCCTGGCCCATGGTGCTACACAATCATTACTATTATCATGCTGGGTTCAATTCTCCATATCCAACCTGAACCCTGACAGTTATTTTCATGTTCTCTTACTGATTTGTTTTTTTACCCCAGTGGTTGTccctagatattttaaaaatttactcatCTTAGACAAATGTTGTTTAGCATCTATAAATCGTTGAGCATTCAAGGTCATCTCATGATTTCTCTCCACTAGTTTCTGATTCTGTCTTTGGAGTTAGAGCACCCCAGTGGGTGGGAAGTAGTACAATATTCTAGGATAGACAGCTGTGAATCAGCCTGATGccattttctgtaagtttgaccCTTTAACAACACAAGGGTTAGGAGCACCCGAGAAAACCCACTTATAGTCCATCCTCCACACCTGAGGTTCCACAGCCACAGATTCAGCCCTCAGACTGTGTAGGACTGCAGTatgtattaggaaaaaaatccacatataattgGATCCACGCAGCTCAATCCCATGTCGATCAAGGGATATCTGTATAATTATAAGGCCTAAGAggctactttaaaaatgttacgTGTATAATAATTTGTGAATATGAAGCATAGTTTAATCTTCCAGTGTGTACTTCTAACTAAATTTTTATGAATGTGCTTTTTTGCTGGGGCAGCAAAAGAAAGCTGATTTTTATGTTAAGAccacttctttctccttcctattGAGGACTTAAATATTTGACTTTGCCTCCTCCAGGTTTTGTGGTCTTTGCAACACTTGTGGTCATTGTGTCCTTGATATTAATCTTTGTGGTGGGACCTCGCCATGGACAGACAAACATTCTTGTGTATATCACAATCTGCTCTGTAATTGGAGCGTTTTCAGTCTCCTGTGTTAAGGGCCTGGGCATTGCTATCAAAGAGCTGTTTGCTGGAAAGCCTGTGCTGCGACATCCCCTGGCCTGGATTCTGCTGCTGAGCCTTATAGTCTGTGTGAGCACACAGATTAATTACCTGAACAGGGCCCTGGACATATTCAACACTTCCATCGTGACTCCAATATATTATGTATTCTTTACAACATCGGTTTTAACTTGCTCAGCTATTCTTTTTAAGGAGTGGCAAGATATGCCTGTTGATGATGTCATTGGTACTCTGAGTGGCTTCTTTACAATCATTGTGGGAATATTCTTATTGCATGCCTTTAAAGACGTCAACTTTAGTCTCGCAAGTCTGCCTGTGTCTTTTCGGAAAGATGAAAAAGTAATGAATGGCAGTCTCTGTAATATGTATGAAGTTCTTAATAATAATGAAGAGAGCTTAACCTGTGGAATTGAACAACACACTGCTGAAAATATCTCCCGAAGAAATGGAAATCTGACAGCTTTTTAATAAGAAAGATGTAATTAAAAGGTTAATCTATAATTGTGTTATAAAGTGAACTTGAGTATCAGAATGTGTCTGAAAAAGCATTGTTCTCAAATAATGTTCTCTAGAGACAATCTTTTTTAAGGTTTCACTAATCTGGACCAAGAAAttacttttcttatatttaaatgatGGTAGCTCACTAAAATGACCTCAGTACATGGCCACTTTCTTTTAATATTGTATTATTATAgaggtattttaaattttccttcaCCAAAATCTAAATGCACTAATGACAGTTTTAAGTctataaaaatgctttattttttcattggtgATGAAACTCTGAAATGTATATTTGTCATGCCCACTCTATCAATTCTTGACCATTTTAAggctttttgatttaaaaaaacaaaattaactcaatACCTTATCCTGTAATTTACCTTACCTGTAAAAATGACTCCCAtttgatgaattattttaattttgaaatgttaatttaAGAGACTCCTAAGTTATTAAATGAAGGAAACTCttttacaacaaaaacaaaaaaggtaggAAATCACCACACTGAAATACTTCTCAGGCAGTGAGTTGTCACCGTGAACGTCTGATGGCCTTCCTAGATGGCACCTTGTTAATAAACCAGCGTACCCTTTGTCGGACTACAGCCTGgctggttttattcttcagttacTCAGTAATCCCTTGATGCCTGGAACCTTGATTACCATTTTTACATCAGCTCTTGTActtttccatatattttcatAAGGAGTTATATTGTCATTTAGCTCTTCTAACAACTCTGGGAAATGAAGTCAGAAGACTAGGgtaatttcttaaatttagctcatattgaaataaaaagacaaattgaaACGAAGTTCTTTTCTAAGTCTGAATGCTCAGAATAAACAGGATATTTGTAAAATATGGTTTCCTTGTACCACATATTTTACTTTGCTTTGTTTGGACCActatatattttggttttttaaaaaatgtccataAAAGAAAGTTTAcagaaaacttcaaaaatatgcaaaaaaggtAGAGTACTATAATTAATTCTATGCAGCTTCAAAACCTGTCACTGATTGATTGGCCTCAAAAATACTGACAACTAATTTGGGTGTCTGGGTTGGGCTTGTTTCCATTCTGCTGCTCCTGCCCAAGGCCCCACAGCTTGGCCCACTGTGTAAGTAGCCACCACAGGAGCCTCACTGTTCACTGGCTTTATCAGGGCAAAGCTGACAGTTTTCAAGTTTCATGAAATAAATTCCATTTTCCCAGTATTGTATCATTGACCCTCTAAGGAGcctttgtagacatttttttctaactGCCTCTCTCCATGTAATTTTAACACCACAGATATAACTCTATATTTGTTTATGTACTGTATCTATATCTGTGCTTTGTATACAGTAGATAAAAACCAATTTTCACTCCCTTGGGTGTGATATTGCCCTCATTGAGAATGCACAGGTTATTAGTaataaattcttaattatttaacatcttacagcacttgaaatttttatttggttattaAGTCTTATAAAACTCAGTagtgtaaattatttaaatttactcATTAAACTTAAGTTTTCATCATATTCTATACTTTCATTACAGGGTGAGCACAGCTGCTACCTCTTAATCTGCAGCAGAATGCTGGCCCCAGGGTTATTATTTCACATTACAGTTATGTTTTATGTAACTCAAGGTTAAACAGTACAACAGAATAGTTCACAGACTATATTTGGTGCCATGGATGATGCACCTGGACTTTTTGGTATTAACGTTTTTAAAGCCATATGGAAGCTTTACTATCATGATCTTGTCCCTTCTCCCAAGGCTGCAGGTAACCTAGACTCCTGGCCTGGTTTGTGCACTCGAGTGAGGAGAGAGAGTACCTTGCCCAAGCCAGGGCTCATAGGGAGGGTCACAGTAAATGAACACAAACAGGTTTCATTAGTTTTATTTCTGTAACCTTTAAATCATACCTCACAAATTAGATTTTGTCACAACTGGATTTAGCAGAAGCAGAGAAATCAAGTTCACTATTTTCTGAAACACTGAcacaaaaaggggaaagaaacaaaTGACTTAGAAAAGGTTTTcataaaaaaactggaaaaatcccTAAACAAAAGCTAAATAATCATTAAGTTTAATTCTAATTGGTA
Encoded proteins:
- the NIPA2 gene encoding magnesium transporter NIPA2 produces the protein MSQGRGKYDFYIGLGLAMSSSIFIGGSFILKKKGLLRLARKGSMRAGQGGHAYLKEWLWWAGLLSMGAGEVANFAAYAFAPATLVTPLGALSVLVSAILSSYFLNERLNLHGKIGCLLSILGSTVMVIHAPKEEEIETLNEMSHKLGDPGFVVFATLVVIVSLILIFVVGPRHGQTNILVYITICSVIGAFSVSCVKGLGIAIKELFAGKPVLRHPLAWILLLSLIVCVSTQINYLNRALDIFNTSIVTPIYYVFFTTSVLTCSAILFKEWQDMPVDDVIGTLSGFFTIIVGIFLLHAFKDVNFSLASLPVSFRKDEKVMNGSLCNMYEVLNNNEESLTCGIEQHTAENISRRNGNLTAF